One Leptospira meyeri genomic region harbors:
- a CDS encoding trimeric intracellular cation channel family protein translates to MDFSFSYYIGLSGIMVFTISGALAALEHKDHHHDLFSVFFTGFITAIGGGTLRDITLGNYPVSWVRDENILWAIFVGFLLVILLPGILAKLRDELFLFDTLGIGIYTVLGTRIALDHGVNFFASALLGMISAIFGGVIRDTLMNEVPFIFRKEIYATACLVGSVLYIVLNEWNLDANWNLVISATVVVGIRVVAVRYNLGLPKIKIFD, encoded by the coding sequence GTGGATTTTAGTTTTTCTTATTACATCGGGCTTTCTGGAATCATGGTATTTACTATATCTGGGGCACTGGCTGCTCTGGAGCATAAAGACCATCACCATGATTTATTCAGCGTATTTTTTACTGGATTCATCACTGCCATCGGTGGAGGAACTTTAAGAGACATCACTTTAGGAAATTATCCAGTTTCATGGGTAAGGGATGAGAATATCCTTTGGGCCATATTTGTTGGCTTTTTACTAGTGATCCTTTTGCCAGGGATTTTGGCAAAATTAAGAGATGAATTGTTTTTATTCGATACTTTAGGGATTGGAATTTATACAGTCCTCGGAACAAGAATTGCTTTAGACCACGGTGTTAATTTTTTTGCCTCCGCACTTCTTGGAATGATTTCTGCTATTTTCGGAGGAGTCATTCGAGACACACTGATGAATGAAGTCCCATTTATTTTTCGGAAAGAAATATACGCTACTGCTTGTTTGGTGGGATCTGTTTTGTATATCGTTTTAAATGAATGGAATTTAGATGCCAATTGGAATTTAGTAATCTCCGCAACAGTCGTTGTTGGAATCAGAGTCGTAGCTGTTCGTTATAATTTGGGTCTTCCTAAGATCAAAATATTTGATTAA
- a CDS encoding HDOD domain-containing protein: MASPKAVTLEYKQDLGLHSNIDDINHPIVENAPFHFKFFQITDEVENTLFQVLDRFLLQLDLIIVRDSVLAAMKETVTNAIKANAKRVFFKNRASNIEDQNEYEAGIAEFKKTYLENREIIEDSLQRNNFGVFVSFIHNKSLMRIRIMNNVQLTPAESARIKERIDKAKTYNDLADAFVDMSNEQEGAGLGLIMTLMMLRNDGLGDSAFKFESSENKTVFMIDIPSKVSKENQQLEKIDNIVSQIDNLPTFPKAIKDIQEAIDKPNSSIGTIAEMIKKDIALSANILKLSNSAAFRRGGRVESLDRAIQLIGLKELQTLLYSLGTKQMLEDKFPAFTAIWEKSNESAFYCKAIGQKMGMNKADLSNLIAASLLHDIGEILLLSFDKQHMSKIKTYSNSREIASTISMEESAIGITHSKLGAMVGEKWNFPILYTKAMEFHHRPLLADDVYADIVFPIYLSDMMISINAKEAKSSEIPAEILKLCKFQSKSEFDSFRTKIREQFLSY, encoded by the coding sequence ATGGCAAGTCCAAAGGCTGTCACATTAGAATACAAACAAGACTTAGGTCTTCATTCGAATATTGATGATATCAATCATCCCATTGTAGAAAATGCCCCATTTCACTTTAAGTTTTTTCAAATTACAGATGAAGTAGAGAATACTTTATTTCAAGTGTTAGATCGATTTTTGTTACAACTTGATCTAATCATTGTTAGAGATTCTGTTTTAGCCGCAATGAAAGAAACCGTGACTAACGCAATTAAGGCAAATGCAAAACGTGTGTTTTTTAAAAATAGGGCAAGTAATATCGAAGATCAAAATGAATATGAAGCTGGTATTGCCGAATTTAAAAAAACATATCTAGAAAATCGAGAAATCATTGAAGACTCTCTTCAAAGAAATAATTTTGGTGTTTTCGTTTCCTTTATACATAACAAGAGTTTGATGCGTATTCGGATCATGAATAATGTACAGCTCACTCCAGCAGAATCAGCAAGAATCAAAGAAAGAATCGATAAGGCAAAAACATATAACGATTTGGCTGATGCTTTCGTGGACATGTCAAACGAACAGGAAGGTGCTGGTCTTGGATTGATTATGACACTTATGATGTTACGTAATGACGGATTGGGTGACTCAGCATTTAAATTTGAGTCAAGCGAAAACAAAACAGTTTTTATGATTGATATCCCGTCTAAAGTTTCCAAAGAAAACCAACAGTTGGAAAAAATAGACAATATAGTTTCACAAATTGATAATCTCCCTACTTTCCCGAAAGCAATTAAGGATATCCAGGAAGCCATTGATAAACCAAACTCAAGTATTGGAACGATTGCGGAGATGATTAAAAAAGACATCGCACTTTCTGCCAATATTTTAAAACTTTCGAATTCGGCTGCATTTCGTCGCGGGGGAAGAGTTGAAAGTTTAGATCGCGCAATCCAACTCATTGGACTAAAAGAACTACAAACATTGCTTTATAGTTTGGGAACAAAACAAATGTTAGAGGATAAGTTCCCTGCATTTACCGCAATTTGGGAAAAATCAAACGAATCTGCTTTTTATTGTAAAGCAATTGGGCAAAAAATGGGTATGAACAAAGCAGACCTTAGCAATTTGATTGCGGCATCGCTTTTACATGATATAGGGGAAATTTTGCTTTTATCTTTCGACAAACAACATATGTCAAAAATTAAAACCTATTCCAATTCGAGAGAAATTGCATCTACTATCAGTATGGAAGAATCTGCCATTGGTATCACACATTCAAAGTTAGGTGCAATGGTTGGCGAAAAATGGAATTTCCCAATTCTTTATACAAAAGCAATGGAATTTCACCATCGCCCTCTGCTTGCAGACGATGTTTATGCAGATATTGTATTTCCCATTTATTTGAGTGATATGATGATTTCCATCAATGCAAAAGAAGCAAAATCATCGGAGATTCCAGCTGAGATTCTCAAACTTTGTAAGTTTCAATCTAAATCTGAATTTGATTCTTTTCGGACAAAAATTAGAGAACAGTTTTTATCTTATTAA
- the msrA gene encoding peptide-methionine (S)-S-oxide reductase MsrA yields MQSVTKIFRTLPLSILAFVFLFAFLQLHCQLFSDKTTEIQKLALQPKEGQKIAAFAEGCFWCSEHIFESIPGVTEVISGYAGGHTKNPNYELVNTETTGHAETVLVYYDPSKIDYAELCRIFFLSHDPTTFNRQGPDEGSSYRSILFYSSDLELKIAKSIQKEIEKKQIWKNPIVTEYQELKEFYQAELYHQNFIKSNPNQSYVQAVSIPRYQEFQSRYNLYRKSKNGLK; encoded by the coding sequence ATGCAATCAGTTACAAAAATATTTCGGACCCTACCTCTTTCGATTTTGGCATTTGTCTTTTTGTTTGCCTTTCTTCAACTCCATTGCCAACTTTTTTCTGACAAAACAACAGAGATCCAAAAACTAGCTTTACAGCCAAAAGAAGGTCAAAAAATTGCAGCCTTTGCGGAAGGTTGTTTTTGGTGTTCAGAACATATTTTTGAATCTATTCCCGGTGTCACAGAAGTGATCTCGGGTTATGCCGGTGGACACACAAAAAACCCTAATTATGAATTAGTAAACACCGAAACCACAGGACACGCCGAAACAGTCCTTGTATATTATGATCCATCTAAGATCGATTATGCGGAATTATGCAGAATCTTTTTTCTTTCACACGATCCCACTACTTTTAATCGACAGGGACCAGATGAAGGGTCTTCTTACCGATCGATTTTATTCTACTCTTCAGATTTGGAATTAAAAATAGCAAAATCGATTCAAAAGGAAATAGAGAAAAAACAAATTTGGAAAAATCCAATTGTCACTGAATACCAAGAACTAAAAGAATTTTACCAGGCAGAACTGTATCACCAAAATTTTATCAAATCAAACCCAAACCAATCTTATGTTCAGGCGGTCTCCATTCCAAGATACCAAGAATTCCAATCCAGGTACAATCTATATAGAAAATCAAAGAATGGATTAAAATGA
- a CDS encoding TSUP family transporter — protein MSLGILFLLLGVGAGILGGLVGIGGGILLVPALVYFFDFNQKLAQGTTLAAMVPPIGIVAAYIYYTRGETNLFAAAFISAGFILGSIFGAGMAAKIDTTTLSRFFGIFTVIVGLKMIFFPK, from the coding sequence ATGAGCTTAGGAATTTTATTTTTATTGTTAGGTGTAGGTGCAGGAATTCTTGGTGGGCTTGTGGGAATTGGAGGCGGAATCCTCCTTGTCCCGGCACTTGTTTATTTTTTTGACTTTAATCAAAAACTAGCACAAGGAACCACTCTGGCTGCTATGGTTCCCCCCATTGGAATTGTTGCAGCTTATATTTATTATACGCGAGGAGAAACCAATCTCTTTGCTGCAGCTTTTATCAGTGCAGGATTTATTCTCGGAAGTATTTTTGGCGCAGGGATGGCAGCCAAAATTGATACCACCACTCTGTCTCGATTTTTTGGAATCTTTACCGTAATCGTTGGCCTTAAAATGATTTTTTTTCCGAAATAA
- a CDS encoding MBL fold metallo-hydrolase translates to MITNTKENLEIRPLYDLESGTWTYLILDQKSKQSVLVDPVLERLERDLNYIQELGYSLSLTVETHMHADHITSAGNLRDKTNCESYASENSGAVCASKFLKDGDSFYVGNLKFLVIHTPGHTPCSISLLLNGLYLFSGDALFVRGCGRTDFQGGSADELYNSITKKLFSLPDETIVLPGHDYKGFLSTTIGEEKLLNPRIAGKSLQEFKEIMENLNLPEPKKIHEAVPANRACGKVS, encoded by the coding sequence ATGATAACCAATACAAAAGAAAATTTAGAAATCCGGCCACTTTATGATTTAGAATCAGGGACTTGGACTTACCTAATCCTCGATCAAAAATCCAAACAATCCGTTCTTGTTGATCCTGTACTGGAACGATTAGAAAGAGATCTAAACTATATCCAGGAACTTGGGTATAGTTTATCACTTACTGTAGAAACACATATGCATGCAGATCATATCACCTCTGCGGGGAATTTGAGGGACAAAACCAATTGTGAATCTTATGCTTCAGAAAACTCTGGTGCCGTTTGCGCCTCAAAATTTTTAAAAGATGGAGATTCATTTTATGTTGGGAATCTCAAGTTTTTAGTCATTCATACACCCGGTCATACACCTTGTTCCATATCTCTTTTGTTAAATGGATTGTATCTCTTTTCTGGAGATGCACTTTTTGTTCGTGGTTGCGGGCGAACCGACTTCCAAGGTGGGAGTGCTGATGAATTGTACAACTCTATCACAAAAAAACTTTTTTCCTTACCAGATGAAACAATCGTTCTACCCGGACATGATTACAAAGGATTTCTTTCCACAACCATTGGTGAGGAAAAACTATTGAATCCTAGAATCGCCGGGAAATCTCTCCAAGAGTTTAAAGAAATTATGGAAAATTTGAACCTCCCTGAACCAAAAAAAATTCATGAAGCAGTGCCTGCCAATCGTGCCTGTGGGAAAGTATCATGA
- a CDS encoding rhodanese-like domain-containing protein, with protein MKSFLIFGVIVGFLFVFVKRIQSKGEKDMVKQWIQDGAVVVDVRTQSEFAEGHYAGAMNIPVDVLPNQINRLKDKGAKIIVYCRSGARSERAKQILQSSGYSSVLNAGGLSDMP; from the coding sequence ATGAAATCTTTCCTAATTTTCGGAGTCATCGTTGGATTCCTTTTTGTTTTTGTAAAACGCATCCAATCCAAAGGAGAAAAAGATATGGTAAAACAATGGATTCAAGATGGGGCTGTTGTTGTTGATGTGCGAACCCAGTCAGAATTTGCGGAAGGTCATTATGCTGGTGCGATGAATATTCCTGTGGATGTTCTTCCGAACCAAATCAATCGATTAAAAGACAAAGGAGCAAAAATCATTGTTTATTGTCGATCTGGCGCAAGGAGCGAAAGAGCAAAACAAATCTTACAATCTAGTGGATATTCCTCTGTTTTAAATGCAGGTGGTCTTTCTGATATGCCATAG
- a CDS encoding diguanylate cyclase, translating into MLKPNATNRPGQRIEDTIMAILEENPNHEEFLFQKIKDLTAYHLEDSQIYSAILKVLTSLEIPENESESIWSEIIQNQTKLNQCMGRQVGFRVALFDYFTNINPKIKNPKTIEMKLFADTEKLILVDELTRLYNRRHFETSLIREFKQSTRYNQNLTLLIIDIDDFKKINDTYGHTTGDEILAKVAKQITSCLRMEDTACRIGGEEFAVIFPQTNEEQALIASEKLLEACRTIQLSGKSVTLSGGIVSYPEKVKTCEEMYDLADRALYTAKYSGKNQIVAYSNEKRSSLRFDANLELLFILPDKTLKTISKNISVTGIAFDTEDDIMLNESFDVKLRESDTNQEINAKIKVVRKEEFGFHKYHMGAEFLELSLEDQSRLSDLYTLHRYKSKIPTGAVS; encoded by the coding sequence ATGTTAAAACCCAATGCAACGAACCGCCCCGGTCAAAGAATCGAAGATACCATCATGGCCATTTTGGAAGAAAATCCAAATCATGAAGAGTTTCTATTCCAAAAAATCAAAGACCTTACTGCGTATCATTTAGAAGATTCACAAATTTATTCTGCGATTTTAAAAGTTCTGACATCACTGGAAATTCCGGAAAATGAGTCTGAATCCATTTGGTCAGAAATCATCCAAAACCAGACAAAACTCAATCAATGTATGGGCCGCCAAGTGGGTTTTCGCGTTGCTTTATTTGATTATTTTACCAACATCAATCCAAAAATCAAAAATCCTAAAACGATAGAGATGAAACTCTTTGCTGATACCGAAAAACTGATATTAGTTGATGAGCTAACGAGATTATACAATCGTAGGCATTTCGAAACCTCACTCATTCGCGAATTCAAACAATCAACTAGATACAACCAAAACCTTACACTTCTCATCATTGACATTGATGATTTCAAAAAAATCAATGATACCTATGGTCATACCACAGGTGATGAGATTTTAGCAAAGGTTGCAAAACAGATCACATCTTGTTTACGAATGGAAGACACAGCTTGTCGCATTGGTGGGGAAGAGTTTGCTGTGATTTTTCCACAAACAAATGAAGAACAAGCACTCATTGCATCAGAAAAACTTTTGGAAGCTTGCCGCACCATCCAATTAAGCGGGAAGTCTGTGACACTCAGTGGAGGGATTGTATCTTATCCTGAAAAAGTCAAAACTTGCGAAGAGATGTATGACTTAGCAGACCGGGCCCTGTATACTGCCAAATATTCCGGCAAAAATCAAATTGTGGCTTATTCCAATGAAAAAAGAAGTAGTTTGCGTTTTGATGCCAACCTTGAACTTCTTTTTATCCTACCAGATAAAACTCTCAAAACCATTTCTAAAAATATTTCTGTGACAGGAATCGCCTTTGATACGGAAGATGACATCATGTTAAACGAATCTTTCGATGTCAAACTTCGTGAATCAGATACAAACCAAGAAATCAATGCAAAGATCAAAGTAGTCAGAAAAGAGGAATTTGGCTTTCATAAATACCATATGGGAGCTGAATTTTTGGAACTTTCACTCGAAGACCAAAGCAGACTTTCTGACTTGTATACTTTACACCGATATAAATCAAAAATTCCTACCGGTGCAGTATCGTAA
- a CDS encoding methyl-accepting chemotaxis protein, whose translation MSAETNEISLFERTLFRKGVSLIVYTKYGLSAVFLLGVAANVATKSFIPNFIGSLIFLLNGIIPGHYLRKDKEIKKPWAFTIIFIDLLILVSFFYLDIYNNYTKGDASNTINAGIFYIIFVFIAIYSSFLFESKLVMVVGIISTCLYLGGIYLSAKLGAALVGKPSPDMLRANHIIVATEVQKVIFFFGVIFSLRFVVALIREMQSDLKTKLKETLEKQNFISNKSIQLEQSANTLAASVDTLQSMSDELHNQSQNQAASVEEISASVEELSSSAISSANLVEDQVARVKIVDQNFLSLQNISENVKTKTTQIAKDVSLSADFSKKVKISSEELNSIYSELNQAFSKVEEINQMMSEIADQTNLLALNASIEAARAGEHGRGFAVVAQEVAKLAERSQSNAGTIAKIVKDAGIKISEGTRYSKEVKTQVESQNQELLRIESEILSLEGHVTEQENLNSQLRLTFSELHVLSEQIGVIAQEQMSGSKEINHAVTVIDETTQKLADSVQLLYEEINAIHTQSKQLTSN comes from the coding sequence ATGTCCGCAGAAACAAACGAAATCAGCCTATTTGAAAGGACTCTCTTTCGAAAAGGGGTTTCACTCATTGTGTACACAAAGTACGGATTGAGTGCGGTGTTTCTTTTGGGAGTTGCTGCCAACGTTGCCACCAAAAGTTTTATACCAAATTTTATTGGTTCTCTTATCTTTTTACTGAATGGAATCATTCCAGGACATTATTTAAGGAAAGATAAAGAAATTAAAAAACCTTGGGCTTTCACCATTATCTTCATCGATCTACTCATTTTGGTTAGTTTCTTTTATTTGGACATTTATAATAATTATACAAAAGGTGATGCAAGTAATACAATCAATGCTGGTATCTTTTACATTATCTTTGTGTTCATTGCGATATATTCCAGTTTTCTTTTCGAATCTAAACTTGTGATGGTTGTTGGAATCATTTCCACTTGTCTTTACTTAGGTGGTATTTATTTATCGGCAAAACTAGGTGCGGCCCTTGTCGGCAAACCTAGTCCTGATATGTTAAGAGCCAACCATATCATCGTTGCCACAGAGGTGCAAAAAGTTATTTTTTTCTTTGGAGTTATTTTTAGTTTGCGGTTCGTGGTGGCACTGATCCGTGAGATGCAATCCGACCTCAAAACAAAACTCAAAGAAACTTTAGAAAAACAAAACTTTATTTCAAACAAATCCATCCAATTGGAACAATCAGCCAATACTTTGGCCGCTTCTGTCGATACACTACAATCCATGTCAGACGAACTACACAACCAGTCCCAAAACCAAGCAGCATCTGTGGAGGAAATCTCTGCTTCTGTAGAAGAACTTTCTTCGTCGGCAATTAGTTCTGCAAACTTGGTGGAAGACCAAGTGGCTCGTGTCAAAATTGTAGATCAAAACTTTTTATCTCTTCAAAATATTAGTGAAAATGTAAAAACCAAAACCACACAAATCGCAAAGGATGTAAGCCTCTCTGCTGATTTTAGCAAAAAAGTAAAAATTTCCTCTGAAGAACTCAATAGCATCTACTCAGAACTAAACCAAGCATTTTCCAAAGTAGAAGAAATCAACCAAATGATGTCAGAAATTGCCGACCAAACCAACTTGCTAGCGTTAAATGCATCTATTGAAGCAGCAAGGGCGGGAGAACATGGACGTGGATTTGCAGTCGTAGCACAAGAAGTTGCTAAACTTGCGGAACGTTCTCAATCCAATGCAGGTACCATTGCTAAAATTGTAAAAGATGCAGGCATCAAAATCAGTGAAGGAACAAGATATTCAAAAGAAGTAAAAACCCAGGTCGAGAGCCAGAACCAAGAATTACTTCGAATCGAAAGCGAAATTTTAAGTTTAGAAGGTCATGTCACGGAACAAGAAAACTTAAATTCACAACTGAGACTTACTTTTTCTGAATTACATGTCTTATCGGAACAAATTGGTGTGATTGCACAAGAACAGATGTCTGGCAGTAAAGAAATCAATCATGCGGTGACTGTCATCGACGAAACCACGCAAAAACTTGCAGATTCGGTCCAACTCCTTTATGAGGAGATCAATGCCATCCATACCCAGTCCAAACAGCTAACTTCAAACTAA
- a CDS encoding SGNH/GDSL hydrolase family protein codes for MKHLKKLWILLFFVFESCVIFQATKVPTNNLKAALETKPNKSSNIVFLGDSITHGRVSYDYVASIAKHPSLVDYQVINEGINSRLTVQILEQLDNLKQLNPDFVFLLIGTNDLKATLSEEEYNRYANLWKLKDPVTEESFVRNLTKIIQTIRKETKAKLIVFSPPVLGEDPNSIPFQRSKRFAELTKEVVTKEKAIYKPLHETLAKGLEESNQSLRKPYRQSTWGMYWTILKYYSTTASWDDLGDSNGYYYLTDAIHLNERGGKILEAMALEEILIGKR; via the coding sequence TGTTTTTTGTCTTTGAATCCTGTGTCATTTTTCAAGCCACAAAAGTGCCGACAAACAATCTCAAGGCGGCACTTGAAACGAAACCAAACAAAAGTTCAAATATTGTTTTTCTAGGAGATAGCATCACTCATGGTCGAGTCAGTTATGATTATGTTGCTTCTATTGCAAAACATCCTTCTTTAGTGGATTACCAAGTCATCAACGAAGGAATTAATAGTCGTTTGACGGTACAAATTCTCGAACAACTTGATAATTTAAAACAGCTCAATCCAGATTTTGTTTTCCTTCTGATTGGAACCAACGATTTAAAAGCCACACTTTCGGAAGAGGAATACAATCGTTATGCTAATCTTTGGAAATTAAAAGATCCAGTAACAGAAGAAAGTTTTGTTCGCAACCTAACAAAAATCATTCAAACAATCCGAAAAGAAACTAAGGCCAAACTCATTGTTTTTTCCCCGCCCGTTTTGGGAGAGGACCCAAACTCCATTCCATTCCAAAGATCAAAACGATTCGCTGAACTCACAAAGGAAGTGGTGACCAAAGAAAAAGCAATTTACAAACCTCTTCATGAAACTTTAGCCAAAGGACTGGAGGAATCCAATCAGAGTCTTCGGAAACCTTATCGCCAAAGCACTTGGGGGATGTATTGGACAATTTTGAAATACTATTCCACGACTGCTAGTTGGGATGATTTAGGTGATTCTAATGGATATTATTATTTAACCGATGCCATTCATTTGAATGAACGTGGAGGAAAAATTCTAGAAGCCATGGCCTTAGAAGAAATTCTGATTGGGAAAAGATAA